The following proteins come from a genomic window of Nothobranchius furzeri strain GRZ-AD chromosome 1, NfurGRZ-RIMD1, whole genome shotgun sequence:
- the LOC107383078 gene encoding E3 ubiquitin-protein ligase TRIM39, translated as MATAWCSESEDPFLCSICLDIFTDPVTIPCGHNFCKSCITKRWISDQQQCPTCKELFAIRPALRINTSMSEAAASFRSSAQSEARSYSRRTLVVPDQVLCDVCTERRKKAVKSCWDCLTSYCETHLEPHKRITCLRSHKLTQPGQNLEEVVCERHGKPLEMFCKMDKMFMCQTCAASSHKKHHVVPLIQEYKGKKKDLERTGAQLQQMIQERLLKMEQIKQSVKLSKEESEQMTAVVIKRCAALIKSSQKIRNQLLEVVEQKQKMTEEQAEGCLTKLEEEISELVEMSDQFKQLSQTENHLLLLQNFPSLKVSTDWTDVRVASSCDGTVRKTAVELETLSKQMKKLSADVELSWMRLHAVDVTLDRATANPYLHVSDDGKIVGCGDVEQDLPDTPERLSFLGILGEQSFSSGRFYYEVQVEGKTKWELGVVRGSISRKGENTICPENGYWAVWLRNGLYRALCGPSVPLFVTLKPQKVGVFVDYDVGLVCFYDADAALPIYTFTGCKFTEKLYPYFSPCPREGGKNSAPLIISPIRQEL; from the coding sequence ATGGCAACAGCCTGGTGTTCTGAGTCTGAGGATCCGTTTCTGTGCTCCATCTGTCTAGATATCTTCACTGATCCAGTTACCATCCCATGTGGACACAATTTCTGCAAGTCCTGCATCACAAAGCGCTGGATTAGCGATCAGCAGCAGTGTCCCACGTGTAAGGAGCTGTTTGCCATCAGACCAGCACTGAGGATCAACACCTCCATGTCTGAGGCGGCTGCAAGTTTCAGGTCTTCAGCTCAAAGCGAAGCCAGGAGCTACTCAAGGAGAACATTAGTGGTCCCAGACCAAGTCCTGTGTGATGTCTGCACTGAGAGAAGAAAGAAGGCAGTGAAGTCCTGTTGGGACTGTCTGACCTCCTACTGTGAGACTCACCTGGAGCCTCATAAGAGAATCACATGCCTGAGGAGTCACAAACTGACCCAGCCAGGGCAGAACCTGGAGGAGGTGGTGTGTGAGAGGCATGGGAAACCTCTGGAGATGTTCTGTAAGATGGATAAGATGTTCATGTGTCAGACCTGTGCTGCGTCCAGTCACAAGAAACATCATGTTGTCCCTCTGATCCAAGAGTACAAAGGGAAGAAGAAAGATCTGGAGAGAACAGGAGCTCAGCTTCAGCAGATGATCCAGGAGAGACTCCTAAAGATGGAGCAGATCAAACAGTCGGTGAAGCTCAGTAAGGAGGAATCAGAGCAAATGACCGCAGTCGTCATCAAAAGATGTGCCGCTTTGATCAAATCCTCTCAGAAGATTCGGAATCAGCTCCTTGAGGTGGTTGAGCAGAAGCAGAAGATGACCGAGGAGCAGGCTGAAGGTTGTCTTACGAAGCTGGAAGAGGAGATCTCtgagctggtggagatgagcgATCAGTTCAAGCAGCTCTCACAAACGGAGAACCACTTGTTGCTCCTACAAAACTTCCCATCGTTGAAGGTCAGCACTGACTGGACAGATGTCCGTGTTGCCTCCTCCTGTGATGGGACCGTGAGGAAAACTGCAGTGGAGCTGGAGACACTCAGTAAACAGATGAAGAAGCTGAGTGCAGATGTGGAACTGTCTTGGATGCGGCTGCACGCTGTGGATGTGACTCTGGATCGAGCTACAGCTAATCCATATCTCCACGTGTCTGATGACGGGAAAATAGTCGGCTGTGGAGATGTTGAACAGGATCTCCCAGACACCCCAGAGAGATTGTCCTTCCTTGGCATTCTGGGGGAGCAGAGCTTCTCTTCTGGGAGGTTTTACTATGAAGTTCAGGTCGAAGGGAAAACTAAGTGGGAACTAGGAGTGGTCCGGGGCTCCATCAGCAGGAAGGGCGAGAACACCATTTGTCCTGAGAACGGTTACTGGGCTGTGTGGTTGAGAAACGGGCTCTACAGAGCCCTCTGTGGCCCGTCGGTTCCTCTGTTTGTGACGTTGAAGCCCCAGAAGGTGGGGGTGTTTGTGGATTATGATGTAGGTCTGGTTTGCTTCTACGATGCAGATGCTGCACTCCCCATTTACACCTTCACTGGCTGTAAGTTTACAGAGAAACTCTACCCGTACTTCAGTCCCTGTCCAAGAGAAGGTGGGAAAAACTCAGCCCCTCTGATCATCTCTCCCATCCGTCAGGAGCTTTAG